In Vibrio tritonius, the following are encoded in one genomic region:
- a CDS encoding 4-phosphoerythronate dehydrogenase, translating to MKILIDENMPYAEALFSQLGEVVLKPGRTLSADDLVDVDALMIRSVTKVNEALLAKANKLKFVGTATAGMDHVDQDLLAKRGIFFTAAPGCNKVGVAEYVVSVLMVLSQQQGFSIFDKTVGIIGAGQVGSYLHQCLTGLGLNVLINDPPKQAEGDSREFTPLDTLLEQADVITVHTPITKEGQWPTHHMFDEAVLNQLRGDQILINAARGPIVDNNALKARLAKQDGFTVALDVFEFEPQVDADLLPLVAFTTPHVAGYGLEGKARGTTMIFNSYCEFLGNELRANASDLLPVAPIPCMHLDRTWDEAVLFTLTQTIYDVRKDDALFRREIPKPGAFDKMRKQYWDRREYSAVTLVGDDSCNLSPLAKLGFNIEVK from the coding sequence ATGAAAATTCTAATCGATGAAAATATGCCTTACGCTGAAGCTCTGTTTAGTCAGTTAGGTGAGGTGGTACTAAAACCGGGGCGCACACTTTCTGCCGATGATTTGGTGGATGTAGATGCGTTGATGATTCGCTCTGTCACCAAAGTGAATGAAGCACTGCTGGCAAAAGCCAACAAATTGAAATTTGTGGGAACAGCCACCGCGGGTATGGACCATGTAGACCAAGACTTACTTGCCAAACGTGGTATCTTCTTTACTGCAGCACCAGGCTGTAACAAAGTGGGAGTCGCTGAGTATGTGGTGAGCGTGCTCATGGTATTGTCTCAGCAACAAGGTTTTTCTATTTTCGATAAAACGGTTGGGATTATCGGTGCTGGTCAAGTGGGTAGCTACTTACATCAGTGCTTAACTGGTCTTGGTTTGAATGTGCTCATCAATGATCCACCGAAACAAGCGGAAGGGGATTCACGCGAATTTACGCCGTTGGACACTTTGCTTGAGCAGGCGGATGTCATTACCGTGCACACACCGATCACCAAAGAGGGTCAATGGCCAACGCATCATATGTTTGATGAAGCGGTGCTTAATCAATTGCGCGGTGATCAGATTTTGATTAATGCGGCACGTGGTCCTATTGTTGATAACAATGCTTTGAAAGCGCGCTTGGCAAAACAAGATGGCTTTACCGTCGCTTTAGATGTGTTTGAATTTGAACCGCAAGTCGACGCTGATTTGCTACCTTTAGTGGCATTTACTACGCCTCATGTGGCTGGGTATGGCCTTGAAGGGAAAGCTCGTGGGACGACCATGATCTTTAATAGCTACTGTGAGTTTTTAGGTAATGAGCTACGAGCTAATGCCTCAGATTTGTTGCCAGTGGCTCCTATCCCTTGTATGCATTTAGATCGCACATGGGATGAAGCGGTACTCTTTACTCTGACACAAACCATTTATGATGTGCGTAAGGATGACGCGCTGTTTAGACGCGAGATACCTAAGCCTGGTGCATTCGATAAAATGCGCAAGCAGTACTGGGATAGACGAGAGTATAGCGCGGTTACTCTGGTTGGAGATGACAGTTGTAATCTGTCACCTCTGGCAAAGCTAGGTTTCAATATTGAGGTTAAATAA